Proteins found in one Carassius auratus strain Wakin chromosome 42, ASM336829v1, whole genome shotgun sequence genomic segment:
- the LOC113060682 gene encoding galectin-3-like, whose translation MNSTRNSCLYLLLLHNSSCVTPTNTDIMDLSDALDFPQQNNQQAGGPVWPGQPANPTWPGQPANPTWPGQPANPTLPGQPANPTWPGQPANPTWPGQPANPTLPGQPANPTWPGQPVNPTWPGQPVNPTWPGQPANPTWPGQPNQPAWPGQPGQPTAPGWPGPAPQTGPYGAPGEAPRALTVPFDLPLQSGVYNKMLITIVGEVKPNANNITINLKRGNDIAFHLNPRFNEGGRQAIVRNSLIGNQWGREEREVPSFPFVPGKPFELKILCTDTEFKVAVNKSHLLEYKHRIRELNQIRDLSIYSDVSLSSVNVETLQ comes from the exons ATGAACTCCACCCGGAATTCCTGTCTATACCTACTGCTTCTACACAACAGCAGCTGTGTGACACCTACAAATACAG ATATCATGGAT CTTTCAGATGCCCTTGACTTCCCACAACAAAATAATCAGCAGGCAGGAGGCCCAGTATGGCCCGGCCAACCAGCCAACCCCACCTGGCCCGGTCAGCCCGCTAACCCCACCTGGCCCGGTCAGCCCGCTAACCCCACCTTGCCCGGTCAGCCCGCTAACCCCACCTGGCCCGGTCAGCCCGCTAACCCCACCTGGCCCGGTCAGCCCGCTAACCCCACCTTGCCTGGTCAGCCCGCTAACCCCACCTGGCCTGGTCAGCCTGTTAACCCCACCTGGCCTGGTCAGCCTGTTAACCCCACCTGGCCTGGTCAGCCCGCTAACCCCACCTGGCCTGGTCAGCCAAACCAACCAGCTTGGCCTGGACAGCCTGGGCAGCCTACAGCTCCTGGGTGGCCTGGACCTGCACCACAAACCGGCCCTTATGGTGCTCCTGGTGAAGCTCCAAGAGCACTA aCTGTGCCATTTGACCTCCCACTGCAAAGTGGAGTCTATAACAAGATGCTCATCACCATCGTTGGAGAGGTCAAACCCAATGCTAATAA TATCACCATTAATTTAAAGAGAGGCAACGACATTGCGTTTCATCTAAACCCCCGGTTCAATGAAGGTGGAAGGCAAGCGATTGTGCGAAACAGCTTGATTGGAAACCAGTGGGGCAGAGAAGAGCGCGAGGTCCCCTCCTTCCCGTTTGTCCCAGGAAAGCCTTTTGAG CTGAAGATCTTATGCACTGACACTGAATTCAAAGTGGCTGTGAACAAATCACACCTTCTGGAATACAAACATCGGATCCGTGAGCTCAACCAGATCAGAGATCTTAGTATCTACAGTGATGTCAGCCTCAGCTCTGTAAATGTGGAAACGCTGCAGTGA